The Lycium barbarum isolate Lr01 chromosome 10, ASM1917538v2, whole genome shotgun sequence genome includes a region encoding these proteins:
- the LOC132615939 gene encoding transcription initiation factor IIF subunit beta isoform X2: protein MLHHSNMAEKSSVQGVRMNRHLETRNAERRVWLMKCPTLVSTFFQQPNHNDFVSPAPVAKVTVVVDPLLPNDATQFTMELAGTSSGNMPTHYSMDMSTDFIPMSIFSESAQGRLSVEGKIYHKFDMKPHHENIENYGKLCRERTNKYMTKSRQIQVIDNDNAKHMRPMPGFFATKASGSADKKKVPSKGLEMKRTRRDRDEIEEIMFKLFERQPNWTLKQLVNETDQPEVIFFLTRFKHSVRP from the exons ATGTTACACCATAGCAACATGGCGGAGAAAAGCAGCGTGCAGGGTGTTAGGATGAACAGACATTTGGAGACTCGAAATGCAGAGAGACGTGTGTGGTTGATGAAATGCCCTACCCTTGTCTCCACATtcttccaacaacccaatcacaaTGACTTTGTTTCTCCTGCACCTGTTGCCAAAGTCACCGTCGTTGTTGATCCTCTCCTCCCCAACGATGCCACTCAG TTTACCATGGAATTGGCTGGAACTTCATCTGGAAACATGCCCACTCACTACTCCATGGACATGTCGACAGATTTTATTCCAATGTCTATATTTTCTGAGTCAGCTCAAG GAAGGCTTTCCGTGGAAGGAAAGATATACCACAAGTTTGACATGAAGCCTCATCATGAAAACATTGAGAACTATGGAAAACTTTGCCGTGAACGGACTAATAAGTACATGACTAAAAGTAGACAGATTCAG GTTATTGACAATGATAATGCCAAACATATGAGGCCTATGCCTGGATTTTTTGCAACTAAGGCTTCTGGATCTGCA GATAAGAAGAAGGTGCCAAGTAAGGGATTAGAAATGAAAAGAACAAGGAGGGACCGTGATGAAATAGAAGAAATCATGTTCAAACTCTTTGAGAGGCAACCAAATTGGACACTGAAACAGTTGGTCAATGAGACTGACCAACCTGAG